The Methylocella silvestris BL2 DNA segment TGCGAGAATCCCGCGCAGCCGCTCCACCTCCGCATGGGCCTCCGCGAGCTGCTGCGGATAGGGCGTGGCGGCCGCGCCGAGAGGCTTGACCATCGCCGCGAGCAAGGAATGGAGCTCCGCATCGCCAGATTTGCGCAGCATCTCCAAAGCGAGATCCCAATGCCCTTGCTGACCGACGAGAATCGCGCCCTTTAGCGCTTTTTCGCGGTCAAGCTTTGCGTCGGGCTGGGTCGGGACGAATTCACGCCGGACATATTGCGCGTCGCCCCAAAACAATTGGCCGTTGGCTTGCGGAACCGACTGGTAGGCGTCGCCGTCGACAGAATGGAGCAGCACCGGCGCGGCGGAGTCCTCGAGCAGCCCATTGGAGCAGAAGGCAAGATGATTGAGCCGCCACAGCACGAAGCCATGGTTGCGGAGAAAGCGGTCGACATCGCCGAACAGCGGCTGCCCCTCATAGAGCTCATTGAATTCGACTTCTATGTCGATCAAGGAGACTGATTTCAGGACCTCGGCGCAGCCCTTCAGAACATCGAGTTCAGACCCCTGCGTATCGAGTTTCAGCGCGTCGACGTCGCCGATCGCGTGGTCCGCGCAATAGCGGTCCAGCGTCATCGAGGGGCGGCGCATCGTTCCAATCGGACGCATGCCTTTGAAGGCTGGAAGATTCTCGTAGAGGGCGCGGTTTGGCGAAAGGATGGAGCAGGAATTGGGGTTCGCAGTGAGATGGATCTCGACGCCCTGGTCATGTCCTGCAAGCGCGCACGGGATATAGGTTGCTTTGCCTTGGGACAGTGCGTTCAGCCGATCGCATTCCTCGGCGTCGGCTTCAAAGCAGATCAGCCGCGCCTCGTCGCCCAGATCGTCCCAATTCGGCGAAACGCCGCCGCGCGCGCCCACGTCGATGAGGGTGAGTTGCGAGGATAGACTGTTGAGAAGCGCGGAGATCGCAGGACTTGGCATGGGAAGCCCCCGCCTGGTTATGTATGGCCAATGTGCGCCGGACTTTGCAATCACGCGACGCTCAGTTGCAGCTCCGCCCGTATCTTTGGGAGCCGAAAAATTCTTCCTGGAAAATAGTCATCGTCGCCGGCCAAGATCGAAACGCCGAAGTCCAGCAACAATATTGGCGGACGGCGCGATCGCCAGTCGGGCAGCGCAGGTATAGAATGACATACAGACGATGCTCACTGGCTTTTTTTATGACCGATCTTTGCAATCGTTGTTTTACCCAAGCCGAAACGAAAGCTTCATGAAAATGACTTCTCTGTGAGGAGGATCATTTCGTGGGGAGAATGGTGCGGACGGCGGGAATCGAACCCGCATGACCAAGGTCGAGGGATTTTAAGTCCCTTGCGTCTACCAGTTTCGCCACGTCCGCAATGAAACTGAGCCTTAGTTGCTGAGGGGCGTCTCGGCAAGCTGGCTTGGCGCCGTTCAGCGCCGCGCGTCGGCGATCGGCGCCTGAAAGCTGAGGCCGAGATCCCAGGGGAAATAGATCCAGGTGTCCTGAGACACCTCCGTCACATAGGTGTCGACCAGCGGCCCGCCGAGCGGCTTGGCGTAGACCGTTGCGATATGGGCCTTCGGCAACAGCGCGCGGATCTGCTTGACCGTCGCGCCCGTGTCGGCGAGATCGTCGACGACGAGCACCCCGGCGCCGGCGCCGGCGGCGATCTCCGCCGCGACGCCTTTCAGCACCGTGACCTCGCCCTGCACCCCCTCGGCGACATAGCTCGTGACGCAAAAAGTATCGATCAGCCGCAGATCGAGTTCGCGGGCGACGATGGCCGCCGGCACGAGGCCGCCGCGCGTCACCGCGATCATGCTGGAGAACGGACCGCTCGCGCTGAGGCGCCAGGCCAGAGCCCGCGCGTCGCGGTGAAACTGGTCCCAGGAGACGTGAAAGGCCTTTTGCGAAACGGGCGGCGCAGAGGACGACGAAGGCGGCGGGGATGCGCTCATTGGCGCGATTTCATCTGCGCGCGCTGGCGTCCGGCCTCGCCCTCGCGCAGGCTGGCGAGGAGCGCTTCAATCGCTACGGCCGCCGCGCCGACCTGGTCTGCGTCCTTCCCCCGCACCACGATCTCATTGCGAAAGCCGCCATCGCGAAAGGAAGGGTAGGAGCCGATGGACAGCGCGGGATTGGCGCGCGCGACGTCGCTGAGACCCGCGGCATAGGCGCCTTCCGGAATATTGTCCGCCAGAATCGCGCGCGCCACCACCTTCAGCCCCTTGCAGAGCTTCGGGCCGACGCGATCGAGCATCGCCTTCATGATCGCAGGAACGCCCGCCATCACGATGACATTGCCGATCCAGAAGCCCGGAGCCTTCGAAATGTCGTTCTCGACCAGTTCGGCGCCGTGCGGGACGCGGGCCATGCGCCGGCGCGCTTCGTTCAGATCCTCCGGCTTGATCTTTTCCAGGAGGAGGGCGATCGCGCGGGGATCTTCCGATATGCCGACTCCGAACGCGCGCGCAATGGCGTCGGCGGTGATGTCGTCGTGGGTCGGCCCGATGCCCCCGGTCGTAAACACATAATCATAGCGCGCGCGCAGCGCATTGACCGCGGCGACGATTTCCGGCTCGACATCGCCGATGACGCGCACCTCGCGAAGATCAACGCCGATCGCCGCAAGATAGTCCGCGATATAGCCGCTGTTCGCGTCTTTCGTCCGGCCCGACAGGATCTCGTCGCCAATGACGAGGACCGCCGCCGTGATGTCGGCTTTTTGCGCCATATGGGCCTCCGTTGCGTCGAAAAAGGCAGAGTTTTCCGCGAGCCGTCTCGCCGCCTTGTGTAAACCAAACGCTCTATCACGAAAATCCGTCCCTGACGGCGAAGCTTGCGACGGACGTTTTCGTAAATTACTCGCCGATAAGATGCATGACGACGCTGCGCCGATGCGGCGCTCGCCGGTGCTCGAACAGATAAACGCCTTGCCAGGTCCCGAGCGTCATGGCGCCGCCGGCGACCGGCACGCTGAGCTGGGTTTGCGTCAGCGCGGCGCGAATATGGGCCGGCATGTCGTCCGGCCCCTCCAAATCATGGACATAGAGCGCGGCCTGTTCCGGAGCAGCGCGCTCGAAAAAGCTCAGAAGATCCGCCTGATCGTCAGGATCGGCGTTCTCCTGAATAAGCAGGGAGGCCGAGGTATGGCGGCAAAACAGCGTCAGAAGGCCGGTCTCGATCCGCTCCAGCTTCACAAAGGCGGCGATCTCGCGCGTGATTTCGATGAGGCCCTTGCCCTTCGTCTCCACCTCGAGCTGGCGCAGCGCCTGCCGCATCAGCGCACGTCGAAATCATGCGGCGCGACGCCTTCGAGATTTTCGAGCGTAAAGTGCCACCACTCCTTGTCGAAATTGACGAATCCGTGCCGCTCCATCAGCGCGAACAGTTCGGCGCGGTTCTGCTTCGCCTCGGCGCTCAGCCCCGCGAAATGCGAGCCGGACGCTTCGTCGAAGAGATCGAAGGGCGTGCCGAAATCAAGCCCGATCAGCGCGAGATCGACGGCGACCCCGGTCGAATGCGCCGATTCGCGGGCGATATAGCCGAGATCGAATAGCGTCTCTTTGCCGAGATGGGGAAAATACTCCGCCTTCATGAGTTCGTCGGCGGGATCGGCCGCCCAGGCGATGAACGCCCGCGTCGCGCGCTGCGGCCGGTAGCAATCATAGACGACGAGGCGCCGCCCCATGCTCTCCGCGTCGCGCTGCACGGCGGCCAGCGCCTCCGCCACCTCGCGTCGCAGCCAGCATTGGCCGGCGCAATAGCCCGGAACGGGGCGGCCCATAAAATTTTCCGAGCCGGCGTAGCGCATCTCCTGGCGGACGCCAGGCGCGACATCGGCGAGGCGCACGAAATTTTCAGGCGGCTCGCCGCGCGGCCCGCCCTGGTCGAGGCAGCCGCCGCCAAGGGTCAGCAAGGTTGCGGATGCCTTGTCGGCGCGGCTCATCCCGGCTCCGGAGCAATCATGACTTCAGCGATACGGCCGCCGCATTCTGTTTTCTTCGGGCGGAAAAATAGCGATTATGAGGCGAGGCCCAGCCGCGCCGACGGACGGCGACGCTCAGGGGCGGCAAAACGCCCTTGTGCGCGCCCGCCGCGTGGCCAAATAAGAGACGCGCGGGCCTTCCCGCCAACTCCTGCGCGAAAAACTTGGATCGAGAGCGCCAATGAGCAATCTGGGACAATTCGACAGGGTCGCGGTCAGCAACGCGCCTTATCTGCCCGCCAATCTCCCGCCGGCGGCGTTTTCGGGCGTGCTGATGCGGCGCGTCGCGGCCTTTTTCCTCGACTTTATCCTGGTGTCGATCTTTTCGATCGCGATCTGGTTCGCGCTCGCCCTTCTGACCTTCGGTCTGTCGGTCCTGCTGCTGCCGCCGATCTTTCCCTTCGTCGCCTTCTTCTACAACGGCCTCACCGTCTCCGGGCCGAATATGGCGACGCCAGGGATGCGGGCCATGGATCTCGAATTGCGCACCGTCGACGGTCAGCGCGTTCCGTTTCTGATCGCGGCCGCGCATGCGGTCCTGTTTTATTTCAGCACCATGTTCATGCCGATTTTTCTTGTCGCGCTCGTCACCGACGGAAAAAGATGTTTGCACGATATCCTCGCCGGCGTGATCATGACGCGGCGGCCGGCCTGACCTGCATTTTATTCAGTTGCGGCCGCCTCAGAAACCGCTAGCCTGATTGATCG contains these protein-coding regions:
- a CDS encoding secondary thiamine-phosphate synthase enzyme YjbQ — protein: MRQALRQLEVETKGKGLIEITREIAAFVKLERIETGLLTLFCRHTSASLLIQENADPDDQADLLSFFERAAPEQAALYVHDLEGPDDMPAHIRAALTQTQLSVPVAGGAMTLGTWQGVYLFEHRRAPHRRSVVMHLIGE
- a CDS encoding M15 family metallopeptidase gives rise to the protein MSRADKASATLLTLGGGCLDQGGPRGEPPENFVRLADVAPGVRQEMRYAGSENFMGRPVPGYCAGQCWLRREVAEALAAVQRDAESMGRRLVVYDCYRPQRATRAFIAWAADPADELMKAEYFPHLGKETLFDLGYIARESAHSTGVAVDLALIGLDFGTPFDLFDEASGSHFAGLSAEAKQNRAELFALMERHGFVNFDKEWWHFTLENLEGVAPHDFDVR
- the gpt gene encoding xanthine phosphoribosyltransferase, with protein sequence MSASPPPSSSSAPPVSQKAFHVSWDQFHRDARALAWRLSASGPFSSMIAVTRGGLVPAAIVARELDLRLIDTFCVTSYVAEGVQGEVTVLKGVAAEIAAGAGAGVLVVDDLADTGATVKQIRALLPKAHIATVYAKPLGGPLVDTYVTEVSQDTWIYFPWDLGLSFQAPIADARR
- a CDS encoding RDD family protein is translated as MSNLGQFDRVAVSNAPYLPANLPPAAFSGVLMRRVAAFFLDFILVSIFSIAIWFALALLTFGLSVLLLPPIFPFVAFFYNGLTVSGPNMATPGMRAMDLELRTVDGQRVPFLIAAAHAVLFYFSTMFMPIFLVALVTDGKRCLHDILAGVIMTRRPA
- a CDS encoding FkbM family methyltransferase — protein: MPSPAISALLNSLSSQLTLIDVGARGGVSPNWDDLGDEARLICFEADAEECDRLNALSQGKATYIPCALAGHDQGVEIHLTANPNSCSILSPNRALYENLPAFKGMRPIGTMRRPSMTLDRYCADHAIGDVDALKLDTQGSELDVLKGCAEVLKSVSLIDIEVEFNELYEGQPLFGDVDRFLRNHGFVLWRLNHLAFCSNGLLEDSAAPVLLHSVDGDAYQSVPQANGQLFWGDAQYVRREFVPTQPDAKLDREKALKGAILVGQQGHWDLALEMLRKSGDAELHSLLAAMVKPLGAAATPYPQQLAEAHAEVERLRGILAKRRWFDWLDKRH
- a CDS encoding competence/damage-inducible protein A; translation: MAQKADITAAVLVIGDEILSGRTKDANSGYIADYLAAIGVDLREVRVIGDVEPEIVAAVNALRARYDYVFTTGGIGPTHDDITADAIARAFGVGISEDPRAIALLLEKIKPEDLNEARRRMARVPHGAELVENDISKAPGFWIGNVIVMAGVPAIMKAMLDRVGPKLCKGLKVVARAILADNIPEGAYAAGLSDVARANPALSIGSYPSFRDGGFRNEIVVRGKDADQVGAAAVAIEALLASLREGEAGRQRAQMKSRQ